The genomic window CGTAGCCGCCTCAGGCGGATTGCGGGAGGCCGTCGTCGATGGAGAGACGGGCATCGTCGTCGACTCCCGCGACCCGCACATCTGGGGTGCTGCGGTCTCGTCCATCCTCGGCGACCCGAAGCGGCTCGCGCAGCTCGGTTCGGCAGCGCGACGGCGGGCGGAGCGGTTCGACTGGCAGCGCTCGGGAGACGCCCTCGTCGACGTCTACCGGACCCTGCTCGAGACCGCTCCCGCCGTCGCCACCGCCCCGGCGACCTCGACCTCGTGAACCACGGACTCCTCCCGCTCATCGACAGCGGGCGCACCGTCCTGTTCGCGCACGCGCATCCCGACGACGAGACCCTCGCTTCGGGCGCGCTCATCGCCGAACTCGTGGACCACGGTGCTCGCGTCGTCCTCGTGACGGCCACGCGAGGCGAGCGCGGCGAGGTCGTCGACGGCCCGCTCCGGTCCCTCGCCGGAACCGCTGCTCTCGCGTCCCACCGCGAGTCGGAGCTCGCCGCCGCCTGCCGCACGCTCGGCGTGGCCGAGCAGTTCTGGTTGGGGACGGGTCCGGCGGCCCGACCGGGGACGTCGACGCGATACGTGGACTCGGGCATGCGGTGGGTGCGCGAGGGACTCGCCGGCCCCGCCGACGACGTCTCCCCCGGCGCGTTCTCGCTCGCGCCGCTCGACGACGTCGCCGACGACCTCGTCGCACTCATCGGACACGTCTCGCCGGACCTGGTCGTCAGCTACGACCACGGGGGCGGGTACGGGCACCCGGATCACCTCCGGATGCATGAGGCCGCGATCGTCGCGGCGCGGAGGAGCGGGGTGCCGTTCGCGGAACTCGTGCACCACCGCACCGACCTCGAGCCGCTGGGCGATGACGCCGTGTGGTTCCCGCTCGAGCACCGTCTCCCGATCGTCGCCACGGCGCTGGCCGAACATGCCAGCCAATTGACGGTCGACGGCGAGCAGCTCGTCCACTCCGGCGGCCAGCGCGAGGACATCACCACCTCGGTGGGCCTGCGACTCCGGTCCCGCTAAGCGGTCGCCGGCTGGTTCCGGTGCTCCCGAGGCATGCGGGACGCGAGCACGGGGACGAGCAGCATGAGCACGACCGCGGAGCCGAACGCCGCGGGGAACGAGAAGGCGTCGAGCAGTGCGCCGGCGACCAGCGGGCCGACGATGGCGCCGAGGTCGGACGTCGCCTGGAAGACCGCGACGGCCCGGCCACCCCGGCCACCCGCGGCGTCTCCGACGGCCGCCGCCGGAGCGGTCCCGAGGAAGGCCGCCGCGACACCGTAGACGCACAGGGCGACGACCAGCAGCCAGAGCTCGCCGACGAACGGCATGGCGAGGAGCGCCGCCGCCGCGACCGGGAACGCGACGAGCATCGCGGGTCGTCGTCCGACGGTGTCGACGAAGCGGCCGGCGGGACCGAGCGCGAGCGTCTGCGCGACAGCGGCGATCGCGAAGGCGATCCCGGTCCAGGCTGCCTCCTCATGGAGCGCCTCCACGACGAGGACCGGAACGAGTGCGCCACGGACGCCCATCGACGCCCAGCCGTTCGCGAAGTTCGCGAGGAGCGCCGCCTGATACCGGCGATCGGCGAGGACCGTGCGGAACGGCTCGGCCTGCGTGGCGGTCTCGACCGGCGCGGTGATCCGGCTGCCGCGCAGCATCACGAGCCCGAGGACGCCGGCGACCGCGAGGGTCCCGGCGTAGAAGAAGAACGGTGCCGTGAGCGAGATGGTCGCGAGCAGGCCACCGACGGCCGGTCCGGCCATGCCGCCGACGAGGAACCCGCCCTGGTAGAACCCGACCGCCCGCCCGCGACGGTGCGGTGGGGTGGTGCGCAGCAGCAGCGTCATCGCGGCGACGGAGAACATCGCCGACCCGATCCCTCCGACCCCGCGGAGCAGGAGCAGCTGCGGATAGTCCGCCGCGAGCCCGACGAGCGCACTCGACACCGCGACGATCCCGATGCCGGACGCCAGCACCACCCGCTCTCCGATCCGATCGACGAGCGCACCCACGAACGGGTTCGCGATGAGCCGCATGAGGGCGAATACGGAGACGACCGCGCCGACCTCGAGGTAGCCGACGCCGAAGCTGCGCACGTACACGGGCAGGACCGGGATCACGACACCGAACCCGAGCATCACGAAGAACGCGACACCGCCGAGGACGAGGACCTCGCGGCCGAGGGGTTCACGAGGAACGGCTCCCGCTCCGCCTGGACGACGGAACGGGAGCCGGATCATGCTCTCAGGGTATCGGTGCGATCAGCCGATCGTCGCCGTGTCGATGACGAAGCGGTAGCGGACATCGCTGCGGACCACGCGGTCGTAGGCGCCCTCGACCTCGTCGGCACCGATGAGCTCGATCTGCGAACCGATGCCGTGCTCGGCGCAGAAGTCGAGCATCTCCTGCGTCTCGCGGATGCCGCCGATGTTCGAGCCGGCGAGCGAGCGGCGGCCACCGACGAGCGAGAACACCCGGAACTGCTGCGTGTTCTCGGGCAGTCCGACGAAGACCATCGAGCCGTTGAGCTTGAGGGTCGACAGGTAGGCGTCGATGTCGAGGTCGGCGGAGACCGTGTTGATGATGAGGTCGAAGCGTCCACGGAGCGACTTCAGGGTGCCCTCTTCGCCGGTCGCGTAGTAGTGGTCGGCCCCGAAGCGCTTGCCGTCCTCCTCCTTCGAAGTCGTCTGGCTGAGCACGGTCACCTCTGCGCCGAGGGCGTGGGCGATCTTGACGCCCATGTGACCGAGACCACCCATCCCGACGATGGCGACCTGCTTGCCGGGACCGGCGCCCCAGTGCTTCAGCGGCGAGTAGGTGGTGATCCCGGCGCACAGCAGGGGTGCCGCGACGTCGAGCTCGATGCCCTCGGGGATGCTCAGCACGTAGTTCTCGTCGGCGACGATCTGCTTGCTGTAGCCGCCGTAGGTGGGCTCGCCGTCGTACTCGCGGCCGTTGTAGGTGGCGACGTTGCCCTTCAGGCAGAACTGCTCCTCGCCGGCGAGGCAGTTCTCGCACTCGCGGCAGGAGTCGACGAAACAGCCGATGCCGACGCGGTCGCCGACCTGGTGCTTGGTGACCGCGTCGCCGACCTCGGTGACGATGCCGGCGATCTCGTGACCGGGGACCATCGGGAAGATGGCCTTGCCCCATTCCTCGCGGGCCTGGTGGATATCGCTGTGGCAGATGCCGGCGTAGTGGACGTCGATGACGACGTCGTTGGCGCGCGGCGCACGGCGTTCGATGGTGCCGACCTCGAACGGCGCGTCTGCGGTGGGCTTGATGATGGCGGCGACGGTGGTCATAGGACTCCTCGGGCTGGGGTGTTGGGGGGTGCCGTGGGGCGGGATGCACGCGCGGGACAGCACGTTCGACGCTAGCAGCCCACTCCACCGGACGGACCCCCAAGGGACGATCGCCCGAGCTGTGCTACGAGCGGCGCGGAGGTGTGAATCCCTGCAGAGTTGCTTGGCAGTTCCCGCAGAGGATCGGTCTCGGGGTGGCATCTCGCCGGGAACCCGAGCATGGTGGGGAACTCGTATTCGCGAACGGAACGGAGAACACACATGCTCACCCTGACCGAGAACGCCGGCCGAGTCGTCAAGACCCTCGCCGAGAACGCACCACTCACCCCGGGACTGGTCGTCCCGGACGACGCGTCGTCGCTCACGCACGGCGCCGGACTGCGCATCAGCAGCAGCTCCGACGACAACAACTTCGAAGTCACCATGACGGCGACGCCGCACGAGGCCGACCAGGTCATCGAGAGCGCCGGAGCCACCGTCTTCCTCGAGGAGTCCGCAGCCGTCGCCCTGAGCGACGCGGTCCTCGACGCGCAGATCGACGAGCAGGGCGGCGTCCGCTTCGCCCTCGGTAAGGCCGAATAGCGCCCTGAGTCCAGAGAACGCCCGGTGATCCACGATCACCGGGCGTTCGTGTGTCCGGGTGGGCTCAGTCCTCGGAGCGTCTGGCGCGACTCGGCTGCACCCGCGGCGGCTCGCCCGGCATCTTCGGGAAGTCGGGAGGGAACGGGAGCTCGCCCTGCCCCTGCTTGAGGTCCAGCTCCCACCACTGCAGGAGGACGTCGATGCGCCCAGCGGTGTCGTGCATGCCGGCCCACGGGTCGCCGGTCGTCCGGAGTCGCTCCGGGACGGTCCGCACTGTGAAGGCACCCGG from Plantibacter flavus includes these protein-coding regions:
- a CDS encoding PIG-L family deacetylase; the encoded protein is MNHGLLPLIDSGRTVLFAHAHPDDETLASGALIAELVDHGARVVLVTATRGERGEVVDGPLRSLAGTAALASHRESELAAACRTLGVAEQFWLGTGPAARPGTSTRYVDSGMRWVREGLAGPADDVSPGAFSLAPLDDVADDLVALIGHVSPDLVVSYDHGGGYGHPDHLRMHEAAIVAARRSGVPFAELVHHRTDLEPLGDDAVWFPLEHRLPIVATALAEHASQLTVDGEQLVHSGGQREDITTSVGLRLRSR
- a CDS encoding MFS transporter, which translates into the protein MIRLPFRRPGGAGAVPREPLGREVLVLGGVAFFVMLGFGVVIPVLPVYVRSFGVGYLEVGAVVSVFALMRLIANPFVGALVDRIGERVVLASGIGIVAVSSALVGLAADYPQLLLLRGVGGIGSAMFSVAAMTLLLRTTPPHRRGRAVGFYQGGFLVGGMAGPAVGGLLATISLTAPFFFYAGTLAVAGVLGLVMLRGSRITAPVETATQAEPFRTVLADRRYQAALLANFANGWASMGVRGALVPVLVVEALHEEAAWTGIAFAIAAVAQTLALGPAGRFVDTVGRRPAMLVAFPVAAAALLAMPFVGELWLLVVALCVYGVAAAFLGTAPAAAVGDAAGGRGGRAVAVFQATSDLGAIVGPLVAGALLDAFSFPAAFGSAVVLMLLVPVLASRMPREHRNQPATA
- a CDS encoding NAD(P)-dependent alcohol dehydrogenase; protein product: MTTVAAIIKPTADAPFEVGTIERRAPRANDVVIDVHYAGICHSDIHQAREEWGKAIFPMVPGHEIAGIVTEVGDAVTKHQVGDRVGIGCFVDSCRECENCLAGEEQFCLKGNVATYNGREYDGEPTYGGYSKQIVADENYVLSIPEGIELDVAAPLLCAGITTYSPLKHWGAGPGKQVAIVGMGGLGHMGVKIAHALGAEVTVLSQTTSKEEDGKRFGADHYYATGEEGTLKSLRGRFDLIINTVSADLDIDAYLSTLKLNGSMVFVGLPENTQQFRVFSLVGGRRSLAGSNIGGIRETQEMLDFCAEHGIGSQIELIGADEVEGAYDRVVRSDVRYRFVIDTATIG